Proteins from a genomic interval of Leishmania braziliensis MHOM/BR/75/M2904 complete genome, chromosome 24:
- a CDS encoding putative minchromosome maintenance (MCM) complex subunit: MQSDLGTVHVTNFHGSDALSGDGYNGRGSVDGNSEVGTDIRLLTKEFVTRFRLHHEFLYMDMLRSNLSAGLHYVELHMSHLQQFSGVLFGAVQHNPTRALPLMEHAMWELAQERKLFPAYSRETTIQVQLFWGVPPMSLRNLAQAAVAQLVCVSGIVVKSSSTHARCVRAAIQCTSCRSKAYINGGRSIDLPPQCMENSGRGGAGGGGLGSGGGTSSAKCRPNPYVLLPMESEYEDQQIIKLQELHEDVPTGELPRHLTVVVDRYLVDRISPGSRVQIVGVVSVQEKRGGFDNARGGGRGRTAVGLRAQYLRCVGLMFRTTQDVCCAVVSVNQNFSSRVRSRTTMTWQPEEEASFKAFAKQGGVFQRLSASIDPAIFGLEDQKKAIVCLLFGGTRKRSGSNFLRGDMNVLFIGDPSTAKSQLLKFVEKVAPIGIYTSGKGSSAAGLTASVISNGNGDFVLEAGSMVLADGGVVCIDEFDKMREQDQVAIHEAMEQQTISIAKANLTTMLNSRTSVLAAANPTLGSYDPLRSNEDQMDFQSSILSRFDLIFKVIDPRNPETDQRLAHHVIGLHKSASGNGRRRGGGRAGASASAGSGASASAAQSSHGEVVDRGFFTKYISYARSTCRPVISEEAMKVLLDFYVQVRRDAHQQTLQAISGNGSAAGGGGASSSKTPIIQITARQLESLVRITESLARMRLDVLASRSDAEEAIKLFKIATVDAIKSGVADQTLTEAQSELVLRVEEAVRRRVTLGATVEHHRLLSELARMGFDAKLVERALYAMVKREELEWRKQRTLLHRVR, encoded by the coding sequence ATGCAGTCGGATCTTGGCACGGTGCACGTCACAAACTtccacggcagcgacgcgctgtcTGGTGACGGCTACAATGGCCGCGGCAGTGTAGACGGCAACAGCGAGGTGGGCACCGACATCCGCCTCCTCACCAAGGAGTTTGTCACGCGGTTTCGCCTGCATCATGAGTTTCTCTACATGGACATGCTGCGGAGCAACTTGTCAGCTGGGCTGCACTACGTGGAGCTTCATATGTCGCACTTGCAGCAGTTCAGCGGGGTACTCTTTGGGGCCGTGCAGCACAACCCCACCCGTGCACTGCCCCTGATGGAGCACGCAATGTGGGAGCTGGCGCAGGAGCGCAAGTTGTTCCCTGCCTACAGTCGCGAGACGACGATTCAGGTCCAGCTCTTCTGGGGCGTCCCCCCCATGTCGCTGCGCAACCTCGCCCAGGCCGCCGTGGCGCAGCTTGTTTGCGTGAGCGGCATTGTCGTCAAGTCCAGCTCCACACATGCTCGCTGTGTCCGGGCGGCTATCCAGTGCACGAGCTGTCGCAGCAAAGCCTACATCAACGGCGGGCGGTCGATTGATCTGCCACCGCAGTGCATGGAGAACAGCGGCCGCGGTGgggctggtggtggcggccttggcagtggtggaggtACGTCCTCCGCCAAGTGCCGACCGAACCCCTATGTGCTTCTACCCATGGAGAGCGAGTACGAGGACCAGCAGATCATCAAGCTGCAGGAACTGCACGAGGACGTGCCGACCGGTGAACTGCCGCGACACCTGACGGTGGTTGTGGACCGCTACTTAGTTGACCGCATCAGCCCCGGTTCCCGGGTTCAGATCGTCGGCGTCGTCTCAGTCCAGGAGAAGCGTGGTGGCTTTGACAACgcacgcggcggtggccgtgGTCGCACGGCGGTAGGCTTGCGTGCGCAGTACTTGCGCTGTGTCGGTCTCATGTTCCGCACTACGCAGGATGTCTGCTGTGCGGTGGTGAGCGTGAACCAGAACTTCTCCTCCCGTGTGCGATCACGCACAACCATGACGTGGCAaccggaggaggaggcgtccTTCAAGGCCTTCGCGAAGCAAGGTGGGGTGTTCCAGAGGCTCTCTGCCAGCATCGATCCTGCCATCTTCGGCTTGGAGGATCAGAAGAAGGCGATTGTGTGCCTCCTGTTCGGCGGTACCCgcaagcgcagcggcagcaacttCCTGCGGGGCGACATGAACGTTCTCTTCATTGGCGACCCGTCGACGGCCAAGTCACAGCTGCTGAAGTTCGTGGAGAAGGTGGCCCCGATTGGCATCTACACCTCTGGAAaaggcagcagtgccgccggCCTCACCGCATCTGTCATCTCGAACGGCAACGGCGACTTTGTGCTCGAGGCGGGGTCGATGGTGCTGGCCGACGGCGGCGTTGTGTGCATTGACGAGTTCGACAAGATGCGAGAGCAGGATCAGGTCGCCATTCACGAAGCAATGGAGCAGCAGACCATCTCTATTGCCAAGGCGAATCTCACAACAATGCTAAACAGCCGCACGTCGGTGCTGGCCGCTGCGAACCCGACTCTCGGCAGCTATGACCCTCTGCGGTCCAACGAGGACCAGATGGACTTCCAGAGCTCCATCCTGTCTCGCTTCGACCTCATCTTCAAGGTGATTGACCCCCGCAACCCCGAGACGGATCAGCGGCTGGCTCACCATGTCATCGGGCTGCATAAGAGCGCCAGTGGCAACGGTaggcgacgcggcggtggtcgcgCGGGTGCGTCCGCCTCAGCTGGTAGTGGGGCGAGTGCCTCTGCGGCGCAGAGTAGCCACGGCGAAGTGGTGGACCGCGGCTTCTTTACCAAGTATATTTCCTACGCCCGCTCCACCTGCCGTCCGGTCATTTCAGAGGAAGCGATGAAGGTGCTGCTCGACTTCTACGTTCAGGTGCGCCGAGACGCACATCAGCAAACCCTCCAGGCGATCAGCGGCAACGGTAGCGCAgcgggcggtggtggcgcgagcagcagcaagacaCCCATCATCCAGATCACGGCCCGGCAGCTGGAGAGCCTCGTGCGCATTACGGAGTCGCTGGCCCGTATGCGGCTTGACGTGCTTGCCAGCCGCAGCGATGCCGAAGAGGCCATCAAGCTCTTCAAGATCGCCACCGTCGACGCCATCAAGAGCGGTGTGGCGGACCAAACCCTGACGGAGGCGCAGAGTGAACTTGTCCTGcgcgtggaggaggcggtgcgccgccgcgtcacACTTGGGGCCACGGtcgagcaccaccgcctcctgtCGGAGCTTGCACGCATGGGCTTCGACGCGAAGCTCGTGGAGCGTGCCCTGTACGCGATGGTAAAGCGAGAGGAGTTGGAGTGGCGCAAGCAGCGCACTCTGCTGCACCGTGTGAGATGA
- a CDS encoding putative replication factor C, subunit 1, whose protein sequence is MVTMSASSAADAAHPVTSRNELWADKYKPRSIAEMCYPVCANKLKAWLENFTPIGSPGDDPKKPHGVLLSGSPGVGKTTTVYVVARELGRTVVEYNASDFRSRKSLRENVSDLINNRAFSARATSYTTVVLLMDEVDGCDIGGVGEVIEMLKSTRIPILCTCNDRWHPKLRSLLNYVEDMRFSHPPCNVVANYLCDRVLAREGISLSKPLLQDIIKTSGSDIRSMLNNLQLWCLRRISLEQRQLAECAAQSTKDSDAGLFDAAEYFLLQGTSRGERHSIAEMQARYYNADLVDMFVQENYLHYNPQLVDGRDWMEAVSQAATSISRADAAQRIMYYEQNWSVSRFHVLSSSIAPCVYTRGKYETFMTGQQKFFDMQRPVKFPTWLGHNSSANKNRRLLRCVAMQASHPAKGVSGNQEDVVADYMPHGWERPLTVPLATKGKDGIADVIASMDQYNLMRDDWDLVQTLPHYKHMQSPSSMAPPVNITTAVKTAFTREFNKTHRFDSFAKSALKRGDEETQEDEEGGQGTGAGGNRKAGKVAMDGVTVVSVTGNGAAVTKKKGKVAAGAATISTTAAATRKPRAKKSTPADGAARTTAKKAPKSSTRVKAKASPATTNAKRKRARATSSESEEESMSSLSSASSSSAPSSSSSSSSSSSSDTSDSE, encoded by the coding sequence ATGGTGACGATGTCTGCATCGTCGGCGGCTGATGCGGCGCACCCCGTGACGAGTCGCAACGAGCTATGGGCAGACAAGTACAAGCCACGCTCCATTGCTGAGATGTGCTACCCGGTCTGTGCGAACAAGCTGAAGGCGTGGCTGGAGAACTTCACACCTATCGGCAGCCCCGGCGATGACCCAAAGAAGCCGCATGGTGTGCTCCTGTCCGGTTCTCCAGGCGTGGGTAAGACGACGACAGTGTACGTGGTGGCACGGGAGCTCGGCCGAACAGTTGTGGAGTACAACGCAAGCGACTTCCGCAGCCGCAAGTCGCTCAGGGAAAACGTGTCGGACCTCATCAACAACCGTGCGTTTTCCGCGAGAGCCACATCGTACACAACTGTGGTGTTGTTAATGGACGAGGTGGACGGCTGCGACATTGGAGGTGTCGGCGAGGTGATTGAGATGCTCAAGTCGACCCGCATCCCGATCCTGTGCACCTGTAACGATCGCTGGCACCCCAAActgcgctcgctgctcaACTACGTGGAGGACATGCGCTTTAGCCACCCGCCGTGCAATGTTGTGGCGAACTACCTGTGTGACCGTGTCCTGGCACGCGAAGGTATTTCGTTATCCAAGCCGCTCCTGCAAGATATCATCAAGACCTCCGGAAGCGATATCCGCAGCATGCTCAACAATCTGCAGCTCTGGTGTCTGAGACGCATCTCgctcgagcagcggcagcttgCCGAGTGCGCCGCGCAGTCGACGAAGGACAGCGATGCCGGCCTCTTCGATGCCGCTGAGTACTTCTTGCTGCAGGGCACGTCGCGTGGAGAGCGGCACTCCATCGCTGAGATGCAGGCCCGCTACTACAACGCCGACCTAGTGGACATGTTTGTGCAGGAGAACTATCTGCACTACAACCCGCAGCTGGTGGATGGGCGGGATTGGATGGAGGCCGTCTCGCAGGCCGCCACGTCGATCTCGCGCGCggacgcggcgcagcgcattATGTACTATGAACAAAATTGGTCCGTATCCCGCTTCCACGTCCTGTCCTCCAGCATTGCCCCGTGTGTGTACACGCGCGGCAAGTACGAAACCTTCATGACAGGGCAGCAGAAGTTCTTCGACATGCAGCGGCCCGTGAAGTTCCCGACGTGGCTCGGGCACAACTCCTCCGCAAACAAGAACCGCcgtctgctgcgctgtgtcGCCATGCAGGCGTCACACCCGGCGAAGGGTGTGTCGGGAAATCAGGAGGACGTGGTAGCGGACTACATGCCGCACGGCTGGGAGCGTCCACTGACGGTGCCGCTGGCAACGAAAGGGAAGGACGGCATCGCCGACGTCATCGCCTCTATGGATCAGTACAACCTCATGCGCGATGACTGGGACCTCGTGCAAACGCTGCCGCACTACAAGCACATGCAGTCGCCCAGCTCCATGGCGCCGCCGGTGaacatcaccaccgccgtcaaGACCGCCTTCACACGTGAGTTCAACAAGACGCATCGCTTTGACAGCTTCGCGAAGAGCGCGCTAAAGCGCGGCGATGAGGAGACAcaagaagacgaagagggcgGACAGGGAACCGGCGCCGGTGGCAATCGCAAAGCTGGGAAGGTGGCCATGGACGGTGTAACAGTCGTGAGCGTCACGGGcaatggcgctgctgtcacgaagaagaaaggcaaagtggctgctggcgctgccaccatcTCTACGACGGCAGCCGCGACACGCAAGCCACGGGCCAAGAAGAGCACTCCGGCTGATGGTGCTGCCAGAACGACTGCAAAGAAGGCGCCGAAGAGCTCGACGCGGGTGAAAGCCAAGGCATCACCGGCGACAACAAACGCGAAGCgaaagcgcgcgcgcgcgactTCCTcggagagtgaggaggagagcatgTCGTCATTATCCtcggcgtcctcctcgtctgcaCCCTcttcgagcagcagcagcagcagcagcagcagcagtgataCCTCCGACAGTGAgtaa